The genomic region GTGTAAGGAACAGTCGCGTTAGTGCTGTTATGGCTGCGGTATCAAGTGTACATTCATATTTCATTAACATAGTTGGTCGACAACGCAACAGGGAACTAAAGAGCACCGACAGCTATTTAATTAGCTCTTATTCGCTAGCAACTCGGATCTTCAACGATATAACACCTAATTAGGGCTGAGATAAAATAGCTGCAACTACTCTCTAGCGTATCATCGTGTCTCCCTCATCCGTCGCTTTTTCATTTAAGATCTATGCACTTACTAGCTTGGATTTTGGGAATAGACACACGTCCTTATGGAGAGTAGTGTCGAGCATGACGTTAAGAAGGCGAATAGCATTTTCACGTTAGTCTATCACTCGTTCAGAATGTACCTTGATAAgacaaatttctttttcttgcCGACTTGTGCATTAGTGGAAGGGACATGGGATGATGAGAATGAGAAATTGTGTCTTGTAAAGGTTCTGCTCTTGTTTTCCTGTCACCTATTGAGAATGTACCTCGATCATTTAACTGTTTAGCTAGCAAAAATCTATGTACCTCTTCCAGTACGATGAAGATTAATAAAATCTGTGTTAAAAAGGGTTCTTCACAATGGCCGATAgtttgtggcggctacctccaggcCCGCCAGCAGATGACTCCTTCGTTCTTCCTACATCTTCCTACATCTTCCTACATCTTCTCCTTCGACATCCCAACGtttaaggcaagggcccgctagggaGGGGAGTCTAGCACGTGTTCCCCTCTCCTTTTTTCCCAAGCATCGTCACATTCAAATTGGTGACCTCGACGTGATTTGAACACGCAACCTTCTGATCGACGACCTACAGCACTACCTGGAGACGACACGAGAACCGAGAGAGGGCATACAGCAAGCACGGATTAACGCCAGGAGGATTTAAAAGCGGCCGAGACTGCGTAATCCCTCTCCTAATGTGGCCATCGCTGTCGATCTGCGGAAACGCTTGGCACTCCGAATTTTCACGACATCCTGGACCTACGACGACGTCGGCAGATCGGCGGACATCACGAGGACAATGCGTGACTTTACAGAAAGGCCATGTTAGGACAGCAGCGACTCACTGCCATCCCACGACAACTGTACGAGCAACGAGTTCACAACTGGAGTAAAGTTCACCGGTTGAGTAACGCGCTCACAACAAGGATGAAAGCCTGATGAAAACCTCAGCATCAAAAATGTGTGTCAGAGATGGAGTAAAGCAATGAAGGCTCCTTCTCATGACCGCGTCGGTACCTATGAGGTACAGCAATCACGAACAACGAAAAGCAATCTTCCTCCTGGAATCCTACATCTTCCTACATCTTCTCCTTCGACATACCGACGTCTAAGCCAAGGGCCCGCTAGAACAGCTTTatcgatgagtcctctagcgggtcccGGACAACACGTCGTCCCCTCACATTCGCCACGCACAACTGCCAAAAGTTAAAGGGTCCAATGGAGTCCAGCTCACCTGACTAGATGGCCTGGTAGCGACGACCTCGACGTCAGCATGTTTCCGCTtacgtttctttttttccttgTGCTCGGCCGAGCCCTTGGCCTTCGTCTCCAAGGAACACAGAGTACTCAAATTAGTCACAGAACTATCACTCGGGTTACGTTTCCTCTTGGGCGCGCTACCCGCCCCACTAGCACCACTAGCACTCGCACTAGCACCACTGGCACCAACGACGCCGCTGATGCCGGTCTTCGAGTCCGAGATCGGCTCGCCTTTGATCACAGCGCGGTTCTTGTGATCGTTTTCAACGATCACGTCGGCATGGATCCTGGTGTCTGGGGGCAGCTGCTGGGGCGGCGGCGGCGTGTCCACGATCTCGCCCTCTTCGGGGGTAGGTGGCCTCGGCGGCTGGGCGGTCAAGGTCACCGCCTGCTTCGAGGACGGCCTGGTGTCCGGCAGCTCCGTGCGCTCCCTGAATTCCTGACCCCTGGacaattgtgatatatgtgGCAGCCTGCTCAGGTCGATCCTGCAGAAGAGGCTGGGCACCCCGTTCACGTACGTCAGCGACGGGAGGGTCTGGACTGCGGTGGACGCCTGGGACGAGGGTCTCTTGTAAGGACTCTCGTTGCCGGTCGGCGTGTTCGCAGATGTCGTGTACTCCTCCACGTAAATGCCGCACTTGCCGCCGCCTTTACCACCTTTGCCACCCTTGCCGCCACCTTTGCCGCCACCCACCGAGGTCGAGAACACCCTTCGCAGCGTATCGCTCTTCTTCTTGTCCTGCACGTTCCCGGCGTCCTCCTCCTGCAGCTTTGGGCCCGGACTGTTGTCGCTGTCGGAGTTCTCCGGCGACGTCGTTCTTGTCGGCGGAGCTCGTGGCCTTGGAGGGACCCTGTGAGAACCAGAGTTAGATAGGCACTTGGATAGCATGGACAAGGAGAAGGTAGATACTGACCTGGCAACCTGGATGCGACTGTTCCTCACAGACACCTCGGATTCGCTATCGGAGTCCGAGCCTGCAGCGGCCACTCTGGAGCTAGATCTTCTCGATTTTGGCTTTGGAGGACTCTTCTTCTTTTCTTGCTTCTTCGGCGAGTCCGCAAGCTTGGTCCTCTTGATGGGAACCCTCCTCCAGCGCGAGTTGTCCTCGTCGGAGACGTTGGTGGCCTTGCCATTATTCGGTGGACTTTCGTCTTCGCTGGATGAAGCGCTCAGTCTTGGCCGTCTTTTCTCGCTGATGACCACAGCCGGCGATACTCTGGCGGGTCGGTCGCTGTCAGAGTCGCTGGAGGCACCGTGATCGTCGCTGCCGTCGTCGCTGGTCGCGATCGTCGCCTTTGAGATCGGCTGCTTCTTCTTCATCGGACTGCCGATCGGTCTCATTCGGCTGCGAGGCTTTCCGTTCTTCAGACTCTCTTCGGTCGCCCGGTGACCAGTTTTCGGGCTTTTCGTCGGCTTTCTAGGACGACCACGTTTCCTGGCGTCCGCCACCTTTGGTTTCTCCGGCGCACGACTCTCTTCGACCGGCTTGGTTTTCTCTTGGTCCGAGTGGTGGTCGCTGTCGCTCATCATCGTGATCAGCGAGTCTGTGTGCGTTCTCTTGAACGCCTCGTCCAGCTTCCAGTCGTGGTTCGCCTTCTCTCTTAAAGTCCTCGTGTCCGCCACCACTGCTGGCGAACCCGTGCGCCTGGCGCAATCCTGGCGACACAAATTGTCATGATTAATTGGAGTTTTAAGGCTAGATATTTCAACGAAATATCCAAACGATTTCTTTATTATCCTCTCTTTAATTAACCCGAGTCTATTCTGCCCAATGCGGTAACCCTTTGAGGACGAATGTCGACGTAGTGGGAACACTAGaattgcatattttattccagAAGTTGCAAACATAATTTGATGTGTATATAACAAAGGTTCAGAATCTATTGATCATTGTTCCCAGTATGCCTTTGATACATAGTCTAGTTCTCtgagaaaaatgtttttaaaaCTCTAAAAGAAAAAATCCTCGTTCGTAAAGGGTCGAAGACATCGTTGCGAGGAAGAGGGCTTAACTACCCAACCTGGCAAAGGTTGCTCAGTTTGATAAGAGTCGTCACGGTAGCAAAGGCTAGACGTTCCCTATTCCTCacaacaattgagccgtttatattgaaagtggcataagtcacttttttcttttttaaatgaaaagatatcgttcaattgtaattagtgttaccattaacccTTTGACATACCGTCTTCGTCgcagttactgtaattagacatttttcgattgcaataatttcttagaagggaaagaaaattggtgcttattgtgtgcctaaatttactcgaatgcttgaatattgatgacaagagattagaattttattccaatttcaaaggacagaataacatctatactcaaGTTATTgtcagaaattttcatgacgcgTCGGACACGTCAAAatacgtcaaggggttaactcgatttttttggaaaATTGACTTAagccgctttcaaaataaacgactcaatTGTCCCCAAAAGATTCATTAGTAAGAAGACTAGCGTCCTGCAGCATTCAATTAAAAAGACGATGGAGCGAACGTGATCGTCATCCTTTAAGAAAACAGCGTCCAGCGATCAATTGCGAATGAGAAGAAGAAGGTGTACCTGGGGTTGTTTGGTCTCAGCATTCTGCTCCCCGTGAGGCACAGCAGTCTTGTTCAGGAAAGAGCTGAGGTTCCATCTTGGTTTCGACTCCTCGATCACAGGAGGCGGATCCTCGATGAGATTGTCTTTCTTTGGTGACACAGAGGGTGGGGTCGTGGGACCTTTGGTGGGCTGCGGGCTGATCTCATCGTCGGAGTCGTCGCTGCTCTCCGAGCCGGACTCGGAACCGGAATCGGAACTGGAACTCGCGCTTCCGGAACTTTGAGGGGCCTGACCCGGGGGGCTGGGGGGCCTCTGATGGATTGTAGGGCTAGGCACACCTTTTGACTGCAAAGGGCTCACCGGGGGTGGAGATAACACTTGTTGCGGTGTTATCTGCTTCGGTGGTGAGGCGAGTTTGGGCGGGCTGAGCGGCCTTGGCGGAGACAGGGGGCCCACCGGTGACAGGCCCATAGGAGACATGGGTCCCACGGGTGGCGGGGCCGGCGTCATCGCTATCAAGGGTGCTGTCAGACTGGAGGAACGATCATTTTGTTAAATCGATGGTAAATGATAGTAGATAAATGGaatattagatttacggaaagGGTTTTATAATTTGTTAGAGAGTGGAGATCGGTTTTTTAGCAGCTCTGAGTTACTTTAAGGTCAGGCATGTTCTTCTAGCGAGTAGATTTAATGGTCTACATTTCTTATCGAGAGAAGATTTTATTCTTATAGTGTTTCTTCTAATATTTTATCAAGAAAACGAGTCATTCTGTCTCTGCAACGTTATAGCTTTAGGTTGCCAAAATCGATTATGTCGAGTAAGATTTTATGCTATTTTGATAGCTGTGtgctatttatattatattttcgtaCAGGAATGAAGATCGATACATATAGAAATTTAATCAAGGAAATTAATATGAGATAAAGAGACGAACGTTCTTTTATGTCCAATTTTTACTTGCTACTTCTTTAAAACGATTTATATCAATCGAAATAATTGAGAGTTCAGATCATTTCGATTCAAGACACATGTCTGACCTCTTGCCTCGTGCAAATAAATTGCGAAACATTGGAAACGATTATTGACTAAATACAGCTATGTAACTTTCTTTAAGACAGATCGCGGACCAGATAAAAATACGCGACTTTCTTTAAGACAGAATGCGGACTAAATAAAAATATGCAACTTTCTTTAAAACAGCTCGTGCGCCGGATAAAAATATGTAACTTTCTTTAAAAACAGAATGCGGACTAAACAAAAATATGTAACTTTCTCTTAAGATACAATTCAGGCCAAACAAGAATATGTGATTTCCACAAAGACCCATGGACTAAATAAATGAACATTCTGTCAGGCAGAATTTAGGCCGCATCAAAATATGTGATTTTCATTAAGACAAAATTTATGCAGAATGAACAGTGCGACTGgaaaaccattggtttcgcgaattcgaagaattttcatGGTGGAATTTCGCGTTGTACGTTAACAATAATTCTACTTACTCGACTGTGAGATCAGGACTTCTGACACCCCTTGTCCGTGACACCGTAATCTGCGAAAAAAAAAACACCATAACGATTACCAATTACCCTCATACATCATCGCAGTTCGCAATTGTCCGCCCCCAACACCTCATACCTTTTTCGGCAGACGAAACAGCACACGATAATTATACAAAGTTACGGATTAATTTACGAGAGAtgaataaagagagagaaagagagagagtgaaacaaACAGAGAgatggaaagagagaaagacagagagagagtgaggggaGTTCACGATATTAACGTATATGATACTTTGCACTATGGAACGCTCGATATACCAAGCCGTCAGAGTGGCAAACGCCCATACGCTGAAGTTTGAACCCAGTTAATTAATTTAGTGACTCGATTACCTTGCTCGTTTCATCCTCGCTGTCCTCGGACAACCTCAGGTCCCCTTCCACCAAATCTCTGCAACAAAAAGAAAATTTCTGTtcaggcattttttaaatcacTTTCGCACTTTATCATAGCACCGTCGCTTTTTGTTTTCAACTCGCCCGACcgtttttcaaattctttaTCCGAGCGTAAACTATGTTATAAATCACTGCGCCCGCTTTTCCACAGTTTCACGGCTTTCTCTGCTCGAAGCACCGTTCCACAATTTTTGTACGCATCTCGGCCGAAATTTCGTATATTTCCCGCTTTTGGTGCTGTAAATCGTTTCTGTAGTTCTGTGCACTTGTTTGATACTGGAATGGAAAAGTAATTCGAATGCTCGATGGAAGCTCCGTCAAAAGATCATTAGCGGTACCAAAATGTCAAAGAAAAATGGATAAATCAATAATCTGTCTATTCGCGTTATCTCCATCAATTCATCGCTCTGAAAAGATCGGATTCACAGAATATGCGACTTCAAATGTAGTTCAAAATTTTTATACGAGCATAAAAGAGTTTACGAAACCAGAAAATACCAAGCTTTTGATATAAAAAGTTAACAACAAATTGAAAGAGATCGAGTTTTCTCGGTCGTGCCAAGTAAACGTTGAAAATCACGATGCAACTCCTTAATTACGAAAGAGAAACAGCTGAGCAAGATATTCTTGCAATATTGTGGTAAAAGAAAATGTGATAATTAGGGTGACACTGATTTTTAACCAGCTTCCTAGATTCATTGTTATTGCAATATATCGATCGAACCGAACGCAAACCaggattttttaaaatacaaaacgGTTGAGCCGATATTTTCTGTGGTAAATTTTAGCTTTCTACTTTCGCCAGCTTTCGAGAACTGGTTCAAGAAATAAAGATAGCTTATCCGACTATAAAATCGCGGATAAAAACGCCGGGAAGGGAAGAGGGGGCGAATCCGCCGGTGGATAAGAAGAACGATCTCGATTAGaatcaacaagaagaagaacgtgCACAGGGAGGGAACGCGTGTCACTGCAACCTGTAGAACACGAACGATGCGAGGCGAGGTAGGAACAATCGTTCATTGATCTCTGAAACTGCTGTTTCACGCACGCCTCGCCTCCTCCGCCGGTTTCTTTGTCACCGAGCCTCGTTCCTGTTCCTCGCATTCCCAGCTGACGCTTTCGCTTTCGCCCCTTCCGCGAGATCGGCAATCGAAGATGGATCAATCGCGGATTTACTCATCGAGCAGACCGTTTTTTTCAGACGTCTTCGATGCTTGCCCCTTTCCTGGCGTCGTCCTTCGAGGAGCGACAGAGACGTTGCACGAATTTTCTAATTGGGAGATTGGACTTTCACCCCCCTTGGAGAATCGTTTATTTTTTGCAGACACGTGCGgacattgtattatattattatattattctgttGTTGTGAATTTTCTAAGAGGAGCTGAAGGCTAACTTTTgttcaataaaatttttatatagattcatacgaaattgtagaaaaacataatatttataattaaattaaatttgtatataattttatattattattattttatgtacgATTTCATTTATGGAAAATAAGAtttcatataattatttaaaaaaatataaaatatatatctatAGTATACATTAGTTTCATGTATACATTTATAGTAAAAGTTAGAATTTCACGTATTTTATAAAGATATTTTATAAGGAAATTAAATctgttattatcaatattatctaGTATTATCAAAATTTAAGGGATTCGCATATGAATATATGCAATCTAATGGAAGGTGTGCATCGGAtagcattttatgcatttataacgaaaatgaaaaaataatggaaatacctaaagaatttgaaaatactgtTACAATATTTGCGACTTACAGAAACGATCGAggaagaaaataaatatttcagtaGATTCCGTATTTATGAGAACAAGGGTGCAATTTAAGCGAAGCAAAAGAACTGAAATAATTGGAGACCATCGAGGATATATCACTCTGCGAAGCTTTTATAGCAAGGCAACGGGAAAAACTGATTAGAAGACAGGGGTGGATAGAAGAAACATCGCGATGTCTAAATGACTTGTTGTCCAACGACCCAGCCAAGGGGCAACAGCAGGAGACAGCCTAATTCTTCTGGATCAGCCGAAGTTCCATCGCTCCCTATTACTCCTTGCACCCCCGTTTTCCCGGTGTCTGAACACCTCATAGTTCTACCCTTCGCGGATGCACACCGTTCGCCCCATTTAACCGAAAGAATTCGCCCAGCATCCCTTCGAGAGATCTACGCCCTATTTAAGGCTGTCGGTCTAGAAGCAGACGGGTCCTTTTTCCGCCCTAGTTAAGATTGTCTGTCTACGCCGAAATAGACGGATTCTTCTTCCCTTCATTGTTATCCCGTCGCGCGACCGGTTACCGGAAACAGAAGTCTTTCAACTTCTTGAAAATCGTCGGGATCGAAAGGTTTTTCCCGGAGTTCAGACGCCATGGCAAACTTTCCTCGCGACTTTTTCTCCACGGAAAACAAACATGAAACTCGCTGTACAATAGACTAAAATACATTTCTCCTCTGCGGTTCGCGTACCAACAGTTATGGTACAACTACTCGATCATCTATATtactatagtattattatagtacAACTACTCGAGAGTTAAAAAACTACCCTTAATTTATGATCTtctcgaatattttccaaggaGATTCTTCTtcccgtaaataaataataataactaagtagtttaataataataataataataataataataactaaatagTTTGATAGTAAGAACTAAGTAGATTAATCATAAAAACTACTAAgtagtttaataataataataactgagtagttcaataatagtaataattgagtagttcaataataataataataactgacTAACTCGCTAAGCGATTTAACAGTATCTAGAGCGCAGTATTAGTCAGTGGAATTCCCAGTGAATGAACAAAAGCGGTGCTAAAATTAGAAAATGTGCGACTCCACGATCGGATCCGGTAATTATCCCGGAGCAATGCGAAAATAATACCGGAAAGCGGTCGAGTCACGCTGAATAATTCATCGCGTCGAAAATAGCGTCCCATTCACGGGTCCATCACTGGATTTATCATCGCTTAGGAGCCGCCGAAATATCGACATCCTGTCCGGCCGCGCGAATCTCTcaatcgacgcgacgcgacgttggTGTTCGAGTTGGTGACCAGCGTAATCGCGCGTGCTGTTCTCTGGGGTCTCTCTTCTGGGAAGAAGGCGCAAGAGGGGGATGGGAATGAAGAGGGGCGAAAAAAGGAGAAGCGAAGACGAGGGTCCTTTCACCCTCGATCAGCGAAGCGCGCGAGCCTAAAGCCGCGGAGATGCTACTCGAACGGCGGACAAAGTACGCGAGAGCCTCCACAGAGGGgaaacgaagagagagagagagagagagagagagagagagagagagagagagagacaaagagaaagaTAAatagacagagggagagagagagaggagcgagagagagagacaagctGGAAGATAAAGCGGGAAAGCACGTGAAGCGCCGAACGCGGATGTGCCTAGGGTCGACGACCCTAAACACGCTGTCCTGCGTCCTCGTCGATGCTCGTGGATACGAGAAACCGTCTGCCAGCCGAGCCTAAGGTCGCTTAGCCGACTCCTCTTCCCCGTGGCTAGCCTATCCCGCTCCACCGAGCCTGCTCCTGCACGATTTAGGCTCGACTGGCTCGCCGAGAATTCAATGAGACTCCAAAACAGATGAATGAACCTCTGTCTCCACGCTTTTCGACCGCAAACTCGATTCGAAGCAATCGACACGCTTCTTTTTCACCATGGCACGATCAGACTTCGGTCGTTTTTTAGCCAGAGGCAGAATTGTTAACGCGTTCGGCGGTTAACAAAACGCGAAGACAATGATAACACGTAATCGCGTAAAatgttaattttaataaaaatcacTCCTTTGTTCTCAGAGCCGCgcattgtcattctttttgcaGTTTTTCGGATGGGATTTAGGTTCATAGGACGCGTAATTCTATTGTGAAAAAATGCCCGTTTTAGTTTTCGTTTTTAATCGAAGGCACAAAATGCTGGGCTGACTTATTACGAGGAAAAAAGGTTGTTTCGTTTTTCCAACAAAATGTCGTTTTGTAAGCGTGTTAGAAAATTTGATTCAGTATTCTTCCAATAAAAAAACAAGACTGCAgcataagatttcaaagctaccagaaaaatgttaaaaaatctTCTTTTCACTctaaacgttaaaaaattgtcTTTCATCTTCTGAAAGACAAttgaaagaacgaaacaacttttcaAAAGAGCCAAAATAGACAGTTAGAAATGAATCATAGCAACATTCTTCTCGTTCGACGGATCACAATAAAAATGGATTCAAGAAGCTTCGGCACTAGACCGACTGAGCCCTATATAATagcaattaatataaatatctaACATATAAAAATATCAAGATTGAATCTGTTTAGACTTCCCGTCATTTCGATTATAGCGCGTGCCCGAATTAAAAGAGATTCCGCCGCCACCCACGACGATCCTGGTCATCGTAATCCGAACAATTTCAAAAGAAGCAACACGGCGCCCGTGTGTCAAAACGAAACGGGTGCATTGCCAGAAGAAAAAAACAATCAGGTGCAGAGAAAGTTGGATCGCGGCACGTTTATCTTGCGGCATAAATTTCTGGTAGCACGAGCGCGCGCCGTTAGAGACACGGCCAGGCCGGGGccgattttattgatttattaaacGAGATCGCGTTAGAAGTTTTGATTGACTTCAGAACTCGCGGGGACTCGATATGGCCGCCGGGAAATTGGTAAAATAGTCGGCGGGAGGAGAGAAGCGTACGGAACTCATAGATATTCTCGAGAGGTGAAAATTGCACGGGCTTGTGGGTCCGCAGCTCTGATACCTTCGATTATGATCGCTCGCTATACAGCTTCTGGTATACGGCAGAAGGCTCGGATTTTATTTGGTCTGGGGATTaggtatgagagagagagagagagagagagagagagagagagagagagagagagagagagagagagagagggagttcTGTCGTGGTCGAGGAATATTGTTGGCGGTATTATAGTAATCTACGATAATCTGATTTGGCCGGTTTGTTCTGCCCCGACGTCCCTATTAACTTTGGACTGCTTAACCCTTCTACGGGTGCTCGACTTTTCTGGGCTGCGTCGCTCGCCAACTGTATTGCGGTTaatcttgtttttctttttcatcCGATAcgagaaataaattgtttacgaATATATAATTTGCATCGTTCTTTCGCTTCCGTCGCGAGaaatcaattgcaatttttcatTCGGTTTAGGCAATGTCTGCGAGTTTTATGCTACCCTATCGTCGAAAATGCATATTAAGTTATATTAAGTGTTATGAAGTTATCGCATTTTGTGCATTGAAAACGTATAATGTCTGCATTTTCTTAACTATGTTCCCATAGCACAAAATGCATGGAACCAAATACGATTagaaataatatgaaaattgaTAAAACGAAGTCGAAATCAGTACgagaagtaattaaaaaatacgATAGTTATATCGACGAAAAGAAacgttaattttcttttataaaatcggtgttatttttatcgtaatataaaaaatatatatatatgtgtatgtgCTTGTTCCAGTTTActataattaaatgtactattaaatatattaaatgtataataaatactattaaatgcactataaacaaatgtacgaatTTCTAACGATTTCCTATCGGTTTTCGAAATCAATTTAACCTTCTGTCGACGCCCAAATACTTTTACAGGAGAGTGTATCTTTCTCTTAAACGCTATCGTCGGAGAATCTTGGAATCGTCAAGCGGACGTTTTCGGTATATGCGCATTCCTACGATCGCTGGCCCAAGATTATTATACCATATATTCCGCAGAAATATGCGAAACATTACACATTCTAATGTGTCGAAATCGGCGCCCTTATTTCAGGATCAAGGGAACAGCAGAAGAGGTTTCGTCGCCGGCCATATCTCCCTTGATAACAGAATTATCGGCTTATTGGACCTCGGAGCGAGGATCATCGATATCGTTCAATCCTGGCCGTCCGGAGCATTAATCCTCGCGGAAAACGGTACAGGGTAATCGCGAGTGGAATCTATTTCCATCTGTCACCGCGTTAATGCGGCTCGTTCCGGCGATCGCGCGGAAAAAGGAGCAGAAACCTGTTTGCCGCGGGGCCGAGGTTTCTTTAACCTCGCGTGATCCTCGCCGGCTTTACAACGGAACACGGCCTGCGCCAATGAGAGAGCCGATTTTGCGCGCATACCCGATGCCCGTACGTCCATTAGCCGCCGGACGTTCCGCCGTTTCGAGGAAATTGAAAAGCGTCGGGGATCGCGAAGGCCGGGACCGGCTGCGATATCTTGCTTCGGATGCGACACGGCGCGACGATTCGATCGCGACTTTTTACGCGGCGTCAATTAAAAATCGTGTCTTCCAGGATCTCGAACAACGGACGACGGAAGGGAGGGCTTGACGGCGCTTccgaaatttttatattttcatgggAATTTCAAGGATCGCAGCGATTTGTTCGAGAGACGAGTTTTGCGCGTGGCTTCGTTTCGTAaatgttaaatgaaaatgtatttatCTAACGAGCCGAGACCTTTAGGatgtacaaatataaatatatgaatcGGAAGACAAATGAAACGATAACAAGATCATATAATTACGAGAACGTTGATTAATCTTCAGAAAAATTACCCAAAAATATGGAGCACGTTGCAATATTCATTtacattgttattatttttcgcAAAATCTTTTCAACTGTTTATCTTCGAGCTTGAAGAAAATCTTAGTTAGATAATGTGTTAAGAGGATTGATCGTAAGAAAGATTTTTCGGGTAGATCGTGTATCAAAACTCAACCCCTTCGACCGCATTAGAATAACAAATTGTACCGTTGATTATACTTCGTCTAAATTGGAGTCTCGTTGCTCCCCATCATTTAATTACACCGTGAAGGGGTTGAACACATGGCCGGATTAAGCCTCCCCCAAGCCCTAGTCCCTCTCGCGTTCGGCCACCCTTGCCTCTCGCCCCTTCCCAATTcctgtaaaatattttgttaatcCCGCTTCCGACGGCCCTGGGCAGAGAGCCCG from Megalopta genalis isolate 19385.01 chromosome 3, iyMegGena1_principal, whole genome shotgun sequence harbors:
- the lilli gene encoding AF4/FMR2 family member lilliputian isoform X3, translated to MPAGGYYDDRNPLLKGTLSSVERDRLRQREREARAAMSVQAEQAAAGGGPDTRHHHHGHHNHTHHHNNPHGVAAPLFRAPVRMNPDAQDSTTQQIQSKLGNYSLVKHLLDDPKRLIGIEGVPASPAPSTASSLLRTSLGSVGSNSRSSPSSQEFKKPGGPRTGGSSSSSSSHQRGGFVKPADGKPPYGGRGGYPGQPVKHGGNSNDHRSHGLLPAKGPPPNSPGNGTLGGNTGIVHSGGSRLHSAASRLSRLPLDNGTSSRPVPADNSEDLDIIMKEMTVPSTPLTAIAQTPRKELETKFTFNPVLAKLTEVPPPEPTKPQRERQSASRLSADLVEGDLRLSEDSEDETSKITVSRTRGVRSPDLTVDLTAPLIAMTPAPPPVGPMSPMGLSPVGPLSPPRPLSPPKLASPPKQITPQQVLSPPPVSPLQSKGVPSPTIHQRPPSPPGQAPQSSGSASSSSDSGSESGSESSDDSDDEISPQPTKGPTTPPSVSPKKDNLIEDPPPVIEESKPRWNLSSFLNKTAVPHGEQNAETKQPQDCARRTGSPAVVADTRTLREKANHDWKLDEAFKRTHTDSLITMMSDSDHHSDQEKTKPVEESRAPEKPKVADARKRGRPRKPTKSPKTGHRATEESLKNGKPRSRMRPIGSPMKKKQPISKATIATSDDGSDDHGASSDSDSDRPARVSPAVVISEKRRPRLSASSSEDESPPNNGKATNVSDEDNSRWRRVPIKRTKLADSPKKQEKKKSPPKPKSRRSSSRVAAAGSDSDSESEVSVRNSRIQVARVPPRPRAPPTRTTSPENSDSDNSPGPKLQEEDAGNVQDKKKSDTLRRVFSTSVGGGKGGGKGGKGGKGGGKCGIYVEEYTTSANTPTGNESPYKRPSSQASTAVQTLPSLTYVNGVPSLFCRIDLSRLPHISQLSRGQEFRERTELPDTRPSSKQAVTLTAQPPRPPTPEEGEIVDTPPPPQQLPPDTRIHADVIVENDHKNRAVIKGEPISDSKTGISGVVGASGASASASGASGAGSAPKRKRNPSDSSVTNLSTLCSLETKAKGSAEHKEKKKRKRKHADVEVVATRPSSQQSGIQPTNHEREEKSETSLLPPPPPPQRVYYSYFNPQNEVLEDQDRWDQNQYLMEAKRLKHSADKECELTAQGMLYLEAVLCFLLTGNAMESDPLTERASFTMYKDTLSLIKYISSKFKSQQNSSPESSIHNKLAILSLFCQSLIYLKLFKMHKPEVKQTQKLLTEYHQKQAAQATPVQPEGQGTPSLSPTPSPAGSVGSVGSQSSGYSSGELANRGAASGQAQAAPYVSVPFGIYSAMAKQNYQFNLMLNCHELWDQAHALVTDKHRDFFIELDEKLGPLTLKSSLRDLVRYVQAGIKKLRDL